A window of Corythoichthys intestinalis isolate RoL2023-P3 chromosome 14, ASM3026506v1, whole genome shotgun sequence contains these coding sequences:
- the cnn2 gene encoding calponin-2: MSFNRGPAYGLTAEVRNKIALKYDLQKEEELRIWIEDLTGESIGADFHNGLKNGVILCQLINKLRPGSVKTINRSSLNWHQLENLTNFITAIKAYGLKPHDTFEANDVFENGNKTQLQTTLLALASMAKTNGTQSRIDIGVKYADKQRRTFDDEKMKAGQCVIGLQMGTNKCASQAGMSAYGTRRDLYDPKSKMLAPVDCTTISLQMGTNKGASQAGMTAPGTRRAIYDHKLGTDKCDNSTMSLQMGYSQGANQSGQNFGLGRQIYDAKYCAKGNVLDETNGASGAYIPDYQDEGYQGYQEEEQVYRDDGTDY, from the exons ATGAGCTTCAATAGAGGTCCCGCTTACGGCTTAACCGCGGAAGTCAGAAATAAG ATTGCACTGAAATACGACCTCCAGAAGGAGGAGGAGCTGAGGATTTGGATCGAGGACCTGACAGGCGAATCCATTGGCGCCGACTTCCACAATGGCCTCAAAAATGGAGTTATCCTGTGCCA GCTTATTAACAAACTCCGGCCCGGTTCTGTGAAAACCATCAACCGTTCGTCTCTCAACTGGCACCAA CTGGAGAACTTGACCAACTTCATCACGGCAATCAAAGCGTACGGCCTGAAGCCCCATGATACTTTTGAGGCCAATGACGTGTTTGAAAATGGCAACAAGACGCAGCTACAGACCACGCTGCTGGCGCTGGCGAGCATG GCAAAGACCAATGGCACCCAGTCGCGAATTGACATTGGCGTGAAATATGCAGACAAGCAGAGGAGGACATTTGATGATGAGAAGATGAAGGCTGGACAGTGTGTTATTGGCCTCCAG ATGGGGACCAACAAGTGCGCCAGCCAGGCAGGTATGAGTGCTTATGGCACCAGGAGGGATTTGTATGACCCCAAAAGTAAAATGCTGGCACCCGTGGACTGCACCACCATTAGTCTGCAGATGGGAACCAACAAGGGAGCAAGTCAG GCTGGAATGACCGCACCAGGGACAAGACGCGCGATTTACGACCACAAACTGGGCACAGATAAGTGCGACAACAGCACCATGTCCCTCCAAATGGGCTACAGTCAGGGAGCCAATCAAAGCGGCCAGAACTTTGGTCTGGGCCGTCAGATCTACGACGCCAAGTACTGTGCCAAGGGAAACGTCTTGGATGAAACCAATGGAGCGAGTGGAGCCTACATCCCAGACTACCAAGATGAGGGTTACCAGGGTTACCAAGAGGAGGAGCAGGTCTATAGGGATGATGGGACTGATTATTAG